A window from Pyrococcus yayanosii CH1 encodes these proteins:
- a CDS encoding ABC transporter ATP-binding protein: MGLELKELSVGYDRNLPILQDIGLRIEKGEAANFYGYNGIGKTTLLKTVATFIRPLKGQILYEGKPITNFRRRIFFLPETVDVPSRVTPIEYVRAVASLYGTRVDENRALKALKTVGVATPRVPLGKLSQGMKRRVQLSASLLVEAEIFVLDDPLVAVDEESKHELLQTILESLKEKGVVIMSSREKLPYCELNVDLKEFRR, encoded by the coding sequence ATGGGCCTTGAGCTGAAAGAGCTCTCTGTCGGTTATGATAGGAATCTCCCAATTCTTCAGGACATAGGGTTGAGGATTGAGAAGGGGGAAGCAGCCAACTTTTATGGATATAATGGCATAGGAAAGACAACCCTGCTAAAAACTGTGGCAACGTTCATTAGGCCATTGAAGGGTCAAATCCTCTATGAGGGGAAACCAATAACGAATTTCAGGAGGAGGATATTTTTCCTCCCGGAGACTGTGGATGTCCCCAGCAGGGTGACCCCGATAGAATACGTAAGGGCCGTTGCGAGCCTTTATGGAACCAGAGTTGATGAAAATAGGGCGTTGAAGGCCCTCAAAACCGTCGGCGTCGCAACTCCAAGGGTTCCGCTTGGGAAGCTCTCACAAGGCATGAAAAGGAGGGTCCAGCTCTCCGCTTCCCTCCTTGTTGAAGCCGAAATATTCGTCCTAGACGACCCACTCGTGGCGGTGGATGAAGAATCAAAACACGAGCTCCTCCAGACTATCCTGGAGAGCCTCAAAGAGAAAGGCGTTGTGATAATGTCCTCGCGCGAAAAACTCCCCTACTGCGAACTAAACGTCGACCTCAAGGAGTTCAGAAGGTAA
- a CDS encoding ABC transporter ATP-binding protein has protein sequence MLLECSNLSKSYGSVKALDNVSFTLEKGLSFILGPNGSGKTTFIKIVSNIITPDSGEIMILGKHYLDLKPSEIAFSFEKTVFPPSVRVIDCLHAVGELRGNDNTDEIISLFDLESVKTKKFRELSQGYKRRFLVASAFVGFPDVVFLDEPFSNVDIVAKKKMMETFIELRKEINIVVVSHVFTNLSELDSLVVLYNGKVMKNLGKDKLREIHGFKAVFEDGTVVINDVEKVNRLIFSGKRLTSIEPLSLERWLMELF, from the coding sequence ATGCTCTTAGAGTGCTCAAACTTGAGTAAGTCATATGGGAGTGTCAAGGCACTCGACAACGTGAGCTTCACTCTCGAAAAGGGCCTCTCCTTTATTCTCGGCCCTAACGGTAGCGGAAAGACAACCTTCATCAAGATAGTTAGCAACATAATAACCCCCGATTCGGGGGAGATAATGATACTCGGAAAGCACTACCTTGACCTTAAACCTAGCGAGATAGCTTTTTCATTTGAAAAAACGGTGTTTCCGCCTTCGGTCAGGGTCATTGACTGTCTCCACGCGGTTGGGGAGCTTCGGGGAAACGACAACACCGATGAGATAATTTCGCTCTTCGACCTCGAAAGTGTTAAGACGAAAAAATTCCGCGAACTTTCTCAGGGTTACAAGAGGAGATTTTTGGTTGCGAGCGCCTTTGTTGGCTTTCCAGATGTCGTTTTCTTGGATGAACCCTTCAGCAACGTCGACATAGTGGCAAAAAAGAAGATGATGGAAACATTCATCGAACTTAGAAAAGAGATTAACATAGTCGTCGTTTCCCACGTCTTTACGAACCTCAGCGAACTCGACAGCCTCGTGGTGCTATACAACGGTAAGGTCATGAAGAACCTAGGTAAAGATAAGTTACGTGAAATCCACGGATTTAAAGCGGTATTTGAGGATGGAACAGTTGTTATTAACGACGTGGAAAAGGTAAACCGACTAATTTTCTCCGGTAAGCGGCTGACCTCAATTGAACCACTATCCCTCGAGAGATGGCTCATGGAACTGTTTTAG
- the taw3 gene encoding tRNA(Phe) 7-((3-amino-3-carboxypropyl)-4-demethylwyosine(37)-N(4))-methyltransferase Taw3 yields MKAKREALLGLLRAIEEGKVDEDIIYLLLLINSIKGVYTTSSCSGRIGIIEEPALGAKPLSRWLVKVHRPLTFEEAKEALMRAERGLIFLKSQPPIFHVVSENLEIAKKVHALGLASGFKYTTFKAISSRYLVEINGTEYLTVPLGRDGKVFVDDEYLLFALEVGNEMLRRSKERLPRLEENFRKLKEELGEDELFRKLTR; encoded by the coding sequence ATGAAGGCTAAGAGGGAAGCCCTCCTGGGCCTTTTGAGAGCCATTGAGGAAGGCAAGGTTGACGAGGACATAATATATCTGCTCCTCCTCATTAACTCCATAAAGGGCGTCTACACGACCTCTTCCTGTTCGGGGAGGATAGGTATCATAGAGGAGCCCGCCCTCGGTGCTAAACCTCTCTCTCGCTGGCTTGTCAAGGTTCACAGGCCCCTGACCTTCGAGGAGGCGAAAGAAGCCCTAATGAGGGCAGAGAGGGGGCTGATATTCCTCAAGAGCCAGCCACCCATATTCCACGTTGTCTCTGAGAATCTCGAAATCGCGAAGAAGGTTCACGCCCTCGGTCTCGCCTCGGGCTTCAAATACACAACCTTCAAGGCCATATCAAGCCGCTATCTGGTCGAGATAAACGGAACCGAGTACCTAACGGTGCCCCTTGGGAGGGATGGGAAGGTCTTCGTGGACGATGAATATCTTCTCTTCGCCCTTGAGGTAGGAAACGAGATGCTGAGGAGAAGCAAGGAGCGGCTTCCCCGCCTTGAGGAGAACTTCAGAAAGCTAAAGGAGGAGCTGGGGGAGGACGAGCTCTTCAGAAAGCTCACCAGGTGA
- a CDS encoding archaeosine biosynthesis radical SAM protein RaSEA encodes MYWVSEDNVAGEPGKVLFVILPTIGCYRYRFGKACYMCSYPAQAPKETSQERIFGHFLEALDKIRGKEGRFAVRIFTSGSFFDSAEVGRETRHKIFEAIAELDNVYEVVVETRSELVREEWVRELAKRVEGKHFEVAIGLETANDDVADVSINKGNTFEDFVRASERIRGAGAFVKTYLLFKPAFLGEKDAIEDIKASIERAAPYTDTFSINLTNIQKGTIYERLWDRNEYRPPWLWSVIEVLKWAKEKFPEKRFLCDPVGAGSPRGPHNCGLCDREVARAIRRFSTTQDVKHLDIEHECMREWAYITATGLLDWQLITW; translated from the coding sequence ATGTACTGGGTGAGCGAGGACAATGTAGCTGGCGAGCCCGGGAAGGTTCTCTTCGTGATCCTGCCCACGATAGGTTGCTATCGTTACCGGTTCGGTAAGGCCTGCTACATGTGCTCCTACCCGGCTCAGGCCCCGAAGGAGACGAGCCAGGAGAGGATATTTGGCCATTTCTTGGAGGCACTCGATAAGATACGGGGAAAGGAGGGCCGCTTCGCCGTCAGGATATTCACCTCTGGCTCTTTCTTTGACTCGGCTGAGGTCGGGAGGGAGACGAGGCACAAGATATTCGAGGCCATCGCGGAGCTGGACAACGTTTATGAGGTAGTGGTAGAGACCAGGAGCGAGCTCGTGAGGGAGGAGTGGGTGAGGGAACTAGCTAAGAGGGTAGAGGGGAAGCACTTTGAAGTTGCTATAGGCCTTGAAACGGCCAACGATGACGTGGCAGATGTTTCCATAAACAAGGGGAACACTTTCGAGGACTTCGTGAGGGCGAGCGAGAGAATAAGAGGGGCAGGCGCGTTCGTCAAGACTTACCTGCTCTTTAAGCCGGCGTTCCTGGGGGAGAAGGACGCCATTGAGGACATCAAGGCGAGCATAGAGAGGGCTGCTCCTTATACCGACACATTCTCCATAAACCTTACCAACATCCAGAAGGGAACCATCTACGAAAGGCTTTGGGATAGGAATGAATACAGGCCACCTTGGCTCTGGAGCGTCATCGAGGTGCTGAAATGGGCGAAGGAAAAGTTCCCGGAGAAAAGGTTCCTCTGCGACCCTGTCGGGGCCGGTTCACCGAGAGGACCTCACAACTGCGGCCTATGTGACAGAGAAGTGGCTAGGGCGATAAGACGTTTTTCGACGACACAGGATGTCAAGCACTTAGATATTGAGCATGAATGCATGAGGGAGTGGGCTTACATTACAGCGACAGGCCTCCTCGACTGGCAGCTTATCACCTGGTGA
- the scpB gene encoding SMC-Scp complex subunit ScpB: MGLLEDKALVEAALFVAGRPLSLKELSKALGIKSLEYLEKLIELIASEYEERKSAIEVVKVLGDKWVMQLKQEYSQKVIHLMPKPELRAGELKTLALIAYLQPVEQSKIIKLRGSQAYEHIKKLLEMGLIYAEPYERTKLLGTTQKFAELYGFPENDPELIKEAFKKVIHSEYADLMEKIEKNNRKDKREEA; the protein is encoded by the coding sequence ATGGGACTGCTCGAGGACAAGGCACTGGTAGAGGCAGCCCTCTTTGTGGCCGGACGACCCCTGAGCCTGAAGGAGCTCTCGAAGGCCCTTGGCATAAAATCGCTCGAATACTTGGAGAAGCTGATAGAACTTATAGCGAGCGAGTATGAGGAAAGGAAGAGCGCGATCGAAGTAGTAAAGGTCCTCGGAGACAAGTGGGTTATGCAGTTGAAACAAGAGTACTCCCAGAAGGTCATCCACTTAATGCCCAAACCCGAGCTCAGGGCTGGCGAGCTGAAAACATTGGCGCTCATCGCTTACCTTCAGCCCGTTGAGCAGAGCAAGATAATAAAGCTACGCGGAAGCCAGGCCTACGAGCACATAAAGAAGCTCCTTGAGATGGGCTTGATTTATGCGGAGCCCTACGAGAGGACCAAACTCCTTGGCACAACGCAGAAGTTCGCCGAGCTCTACGGCTTCCCCGAGAATGATCCCGAGCTAATCAAGGAAGCCTTCAAGAAGGTAATACATTCAGAGTATGCTGACCTGATGGAAAAAATCGAAAAGAACAACCGAAAAGACAAAAGAGAAGAAGCTTAA
- a CDS encoding OB-fold nucleic acid binding domain-containing protein: MGVLTKEDIVERIRQIKNMSPQEIEAKIWELMKEHNISEHAAALLLAEELGVSLSEGGALMKIGDLVPGMTDVNIVGRVIKKYPPREYTKRDGSVGRVASLIIYDDTGRARVVLWDGKVGEYYEKVQIGDIVKVLDAQVRESLSGLPELHVNFRARLIINPDDPRVEDIPPLEAVKIATYTRRPIKELSDGDRFVEVRGTIAKIYRVLVYDACPECKRKVDYDPGMNVWICPEHGEVQAMKITILDFGIDDGTGYIRATLFGDDAEELLGVGAEEIAERLKELEGMGSTLKEAARKLAEEEFYRLVGREIIVRGNVVEDRFLGLILRASSWEEVDYTREIARAREELRKVLKEVL; the protein is encoded by the coding sequence ATGGGCGTGCTTACCAAAGAGGACATCGTCGAAAGAATCCGACAGATTAAAAATATGAGCCCGCAGGAGATTGAAGCTAAAATCTGGGAACTTATGAAAGAACATAACATTTCTGAACATGCTGCCGCCTTACTGCTCGCCGAAGAACTCGGGGTTTCTCTCAGCGAAGGCGGAGCACTCATGAAGATAGGGGACCTCGTCCCCGGAATGACCGACGTCAACATAGTGGGGAGAGTCATAAAGAAGTACCCGCCCAGGGAGTACACGAAGAGGGACGGGAGCGTCGGAAGGGTAGCCAGCCTTATAATCTACGATGACACCGGCAGGGCAAGGGTCGTTCTCTGGGACGGAAAGGTCGGCGAGTACTATGAAAAGGTTCAGATCGGGGACATCGTCAAGGTTCTGGACGCCCAAGTACGGGAGAGCCTTTCAGGCCTGCCGGAGCTACACGTGAACTTCAGGGCGAGGTTGATAATAAATCCCGATGACCCGAGGGTTGAGGACATACCTCCCCTTGAGGCCGTGAAGATAGCCACCTACACGAGGAGACCCATAAAAGAGCTCAGCGACGGCGACAGGTTCGTGGAGGTAAGGGGAACTATAGCCAAGATATACAGGGTCCTAGTCTACGACGCCTGCCCAGAGTGCAAGCGAAAGGTAGATTATGACCCCGGAATGAACGTCTGGATATGCCCAGAGCACGGTGAGGTTCAGGCAATGAAGATAACCATACTCGACTTTGGCATCGATGATGGAACCGGCTACATAAGGGCCACCCTCTTTGGCGACGACGCGGAGGAGCTCTTGGGAGTGGGGGCGGAGGAGATAGCGGAGAGGCTCAAGGAGCTTGAGGGGATGGGAAGCACCCTTAAGGAGGCTGCAAGGAAGCTCGCCGAGGAGGAATTCTACAGGCTCGTAGGCAGGGAGATAATCGTCAGGGGCAACGTAGTCGAGGACAGGTTCCTGGGCCTAATCCTCAGGGCCTCAAGCTGGGAGGAGGTCGACTATACGAGGGAGATCGCAAGGGCGAGAGAGGAGCTCAGAAAAGTCCTGAAGGAGGTGCTCTGA
- a CDS encoding OB-fold nucleic acid binding domain-containing protein, translated as MKKRLPATRVYIRDILEGFFVRSEGDFEPNYLITRDARKIYRAKIVGTVVREPVIAEDETYGKFQVDDGTGVIWVLGFRDDTKFAKLVKKGDLVQIIGKIAEWRDDKQILVEGVAKVHPNMWILHRYEALKEKVEHVKKARIAFELYNQYGITAKARVIAKNKGIPEELLETIDELYAIMMEQRASLEEPVEEFIEEELDEGREENEELERAKKDILELLRNKKTALSRKYILKKLGDKYDEETIEDALAELLVDGEIYEPEAGYYKLLE; from the coding sequence ATGAAGAAGCGCTTACCCGCAACTCGGGTTTACATCAGGGATATCCTCGAAGGCTTTTTCGTAAGGAGCGAGGGAGATTTTGAGCCCAACTATCTAATAACAAGAGACGCTCGCAAGATATACAGGGCAAAGATCGTGGGAACGGTCGTCAGAGAACCGGTCATAGCCGAGGACGAGACCTATGGGAAGTTTCAAGTGGATGATGGCACCGGGGTTATCTGGGTGCTCGGCTTCAGGGACGACACAAAGTTCGCGAAGCTCGTGAAGAAGGGCGATCTTGTCCAGATAATAGGCAAGATAGCGGAGTGGAGGGACGACAAGCAGATACTCGTGGAAGGCGTCGCTAAGGTTCACCCCAACATGTGGATACTCCACCGCTACGAGGCACTTAAGGAAAAAGTTGAGCACGTTAAAAAGGCTAGGATAGCTTTTGAGCTTTACAACCAGTACGGCATAACGGCCAAGGCTAGGGTCATAGCCAAGAACAAGGGAATCCCCGAGGAACTCTTGGAAACGATAGACGAGCTCTACGCCATAATGATGGAGCAGAGGGCAAGCCTTGAAGAGCCCGTCGAGGAGTTCATAGAGGAGGAACTTGATGAAGGGAGAGAAGAGAACGAGGAGCTTGAAAGGGCCAAGAAGGACATCCTTGAGCTCCTAAGGAACAAGAAGACAGCTCTCTCACGGAAGTATATTTTGAAGAAGCTGGGGGACAAGTACGACGAAGAGACGATAGAGGACGCCTTAGCCGAGCTGCTCGTGGATGGCGAGATATACGAGCCAGAGGCTGGCTACTACAAGCTTCTCGAGTAG
- a CDS encoding restriction endonuclease subunit S domain-containing protein, giving the protein MEQGQANQLVNKFVVSLTEGKILGYVTDINVEVEGNQFYFILKMKSLENLSRGEFHPSMFSSENKLKIKPTDIVNVGPDVIILGDGKVPPLREVERLAQIAEEYNSLVKELELKEREIERLKEENKNLEREIEELRRKLKRLQIIEDDFGHLKEQLLKQEGQLEMAREYIKLLEGLRHDIDAMKANIETLMSGYIEDTVRRIVNEELNARGLKKTIL; this is encoded by the coding sequence ATGGAGCAAGGCCAAGCCAACCAGCTCGTAAATAAGTTCGTTGTCTCCCTTACAGAGGGCAAAATACTTGGTTACGTTACCGACATAAACGTTGAGGTAGAGGGGAACCAATTCTACTTTATCCTCAAAATGAAATCCTTAGAGAACCTCTCAAGGGGAGAGTTTCATCCAAGCATGTTCTCCTCCGAGAATAAGCTGAAGATCAAGCCTACTGACATCGTTAACGTCGGGCCCGACGTCATAATCCTCGGAGATGGGAAAGTTCCGCCCTTGAGGGAAGTGGAAAGGCTCGCCCAGATAGCGGAGGAGTACAACTCCCTAGTCAAAGAGCTCGAGCTCAAGGAGAGAGAAATAGAGCGACTCAAGGAGGAGAATAAAAACCTCGAAAGGGAGATTGAAGAACTCAGGAGGAAGCTGAAGAGGCTCCAGATAATAGAGGACGACTTCGGCCACCTCAAGGAGCAGTTGCTCAAGCAGGAGGGCCAGCTGGAAATGGCCCGTGAGTACATAAAGCTCCTTGAGGGCCTCAGGCACGATATAGACGCCATGAAGGCCAATATAGAAACCCTCATGTCCGGATACATAGAGGATACCGTCAGGAGAATAGTGAACGAGGAGCTAAACGCAAGGGGGCTCAAAAAGACGATACTTTAG
- a CDS encoding preprotein translocase subunit Sec61beta: MAKEKTTLPPTGAGLMRFFDEDTKAIKVSPKGAVAIVLVFIAVEIFLHVFGPQIFG; the protein is encoded by the coding sequence ATGGCGAAGGAGAAAACTACTCTACCACCAACGGGAGCCGGTCTCATGAGGTTTTTCGACGAGGATACGAAGGCAATAAAGGTTAGCCCAAAGGGGGCGGTCGCAATAGTCCTCGTTTTCATAGCGGTGGAGATATTCCTCCACGTGTTCGGCCCTCAGATATTCGGCTAA
- a CDS encoding DEAD/DEAH box helicase, which translates to MLLRKDLIQPRLYQEVIYARCKERNCLIVLPTGLGKTLIAMMIADYRLSKYGGKVLMLAPTKPLVLQHAESFRRLFNLPPEKVVALTGEMGPEERARAWARAKVIVATPQTVENDLLTGRINLEDVSLLVFDEAHRAVGNYAYVFIAKEYRRQARNPLVIGLTASPGSSEEKIMEVIRNLGIEHVEVRTEDSPDVRPYVHGIKFEWVKVELPPLYKEVRKLLRDMLQDALRPLAEAGLIDSPSPDLPKKEVLRAGQIIGEEIAKGNHDLGRLLLYHAMALKLHHAIELLETQGLSALRVYLKKLYEEAKAGRIKASRELFRDMRMKKAISLLVQARELGLDHPKIDKLKELLREQLDKKRASKVIVFTNYRETAKKLVEELSRMGLKARRFVGQASREGDRGMSQREQKAILDAFARGDFNVLVATSVGEEGLDVPEVDMVVFYEPVPSAIRSVQRRGRTGRHKPGRVVILMARGTRDEAYYWSSRQKERLMVETIKRVNEMLRRERQTSLEVFVKPSEKEERGEEAWKVEERRGRGIIVYVDSRELKSPVVKKLKELGLKIEVKTLDVADYVVSEDVGIERKSANDFLQSIIDGRLFDQVKRLKDAYPRPLLIVEGQLYGIRNVHPNAIRGALAAVTVDFGVPVLFSYSPEETAQFIFLIARREQEERKKDVRLRSEKKALTLAERQRLIVEGLPYVSATLARRLLRHFGSVERVFTASVAELMQVEGIGEKIAREIRKVITAPYREDEE; encoded by the coding sequence ATGCTCCTCCGCAAAGACTTAATCCAACCCCGCCTTTACCAGGAGGTCATCTACGCACGGTGCAAGGAGCGTAACTGCCTGATAGTCCTTCCGACCGGCCTCGGCAAGACCCTGATAGCCATGATGATAGCCGACTACAGGCTCTCAAAGTATGGCGGTAAGGTCCTTATGCTCGCACCGACGAAACCCCTCGTTCTCCAGCACGCCGAGAGCTTTAGGCGGCTCTTTAATCTTCCCCCTGAGAAGGTGGTAGCCCTCACAGGCGAGATGGGGCCGGAGGAGAGGGCGAGAGCCTGGGCGAGGGCGAAAGTAATCGTTGCGACCCCGCAGACGGTTGAGAACGACCTTCTCACTGGAAGGATAAACCTTGAGGACGTGTCTCTGCTCGTGTTCGATGAGGCTCACAGGGCAGTCGGCAATTACGCCTACGTCTTTATAGCGAAGGAGTACAGGAGGCAGGCGAGGAATCCCCTCGTAATCGGGCTTACAGCTTCCCCCGGTAGCAGTGAGGAGAAGATAATGGAAGTCATAAGGAACCTTGGCATAGAGCATGTGGAGGTTAGGACTGAGGATTCTCCGGACGTCAGGCCTTACGTCCATGGGATTAAGTTCGAGTGGGTGAAGGTCGAGCTCCCTCCCCTATATAAAGAAGTCAGGAAGCTTCTCCGCGACATGCTCCAGGACGCCCTAAGGCCCCTAGCGGAGGCTGGCCTTATAGATTCGCCATCGCCCGACCTCCCCAAGAAGGAGGTCCTCAGGGCCGGCCAGATAATAGGTGAGGAAATTGCCAAGGGCAACCACGACCTCGGGCGGCTTCTTCTCTACCATGCCATGGCCCTAAAGCTTCACCACGCCATAGAGCTTCTGGAGACGCAGGGTCTTTCCGCCCTCAGGGTTTACCTGAAAAAACTCTACGAAGAAGCCAAAGCCGGGAGAATAAAGGCCAGTAGGGAGCTATTCCGGGATATGAGGATGAAGAAGGCGATATCACTACTCGTACAGGCTAGAGAACTTGGCCTCGACCATCCGAAGATAGACAAGCTCAAGGAGCTCCTGAGGGAGCAACTAGATAAAAAGCGGGCATCGAAGGTTATAGTCTTCACGAACTACAGGGAGACTGCAAAGAAGCTCGTAGAAGAGCTTTCAAGGATGGGTCTAAAGGCTAGGCGCTTCGTGGGGCAAGCGAGTCGAGAAGGGGATAGGGGAATGAGCCAGAGGGAGCAGAAGGCGATCTTGGATGCCTTCGCGAGGGGAGACTTTAACGTTTTAGTTGCTACAAGCGTTGGCGAAGAGGGCCTTGACGTTCCTGAGGTTGACATGGTCGTCTTCTACGAGCCCGTTCCTTCTGCTATAAGGAGCGTTCAGAGGAGAGGGAGAACAGGGAGACACAAGCCAGGACGGGTGGTAATCCTGATGGCCCGTGGAACCCGGGATGAAGCTTACTACTGGAGCTCCCGGCAGAAAGAGAGACTCATGGTCGAGACGATAAAGAGGGTGAACGAAATGCTCAGGAGGGAAAGGCAGACTTCTTTGGAGGTCTTCGTGAAACCTTCTGAGAAGGAGGAGAGGGGAGAGGAGGCGTGGAAGGTTGAGGAGAGGAGGGGCCGGGGCATCATAGTTTACGTGGATAGCAGGGAGCTTAAGAGCCCCGTAGTGAAGAAGCTAAAGGAGCTGGGCCTTAAGATTGAGGTTAAGACTCTTGACGTCGCCGACTATGTCGTAAGCGAAGACGTCGGCATAGAGAGGAAATCAGCCAACGACTTCCTCCAGTCAATAATCGACGGTCGCCTCTTCGACCAAGTCAAAAGGCTCAAAGATGCGTATCCAAGACCTCTTCTCATAGTGGAAGGCCAGCTCTACGGTATAAGGAACGTCCACCCCAACGCCATAAGGGGGGCGCTTGCGGCCGTGACGGTTGACTTCGGTGTTCCGGTGCTCTTCTCGTATTCCCCGGAGGAGACTGCCCAGTTCATATTCCTGATAGCGAGGAGGGAGCAAGAGGAGAGGAAGAAGGATGTGAGGCTGAGGAGCGAGAAGAAGGCCCTGACGTTGGCCGAGAGGCAGAGGCTCATAGTTGAGGGCCTACCTTACGTCTCCGCAACCCTTGCCCGGAGGCTGCTAAGACACTTTGGGAGCGTTGAGAGGGTCTTCACGGCCAGTGTCGCTGAGCTTATGCAGGTGGAGGGAATAGGTGAGAAGATCGCGAGGGAAATAAGGAAGGTTATAACGGCACCTTATAGGGAGGACGAAGAGTGA
- a CDS encoding bifunctional fructose-bisphosphatase/inositol-phosphate phosphatase, translating into MEAKWWRKVAFDIVSAFEETVMPLFGSPEAGKLVGRGPSGDETKLVDRVAEDIILGYLGELGVNVVTEETGVLNEGSDYTVIVDPLDGSYNFISGIPFFAVSMAVFEKEGPIYAFIYEPIVERFYEGIPGRGAYLNGRRIRVRKFDGKASISFYTRERGGELIRRVKRTRTLGAIALELAYLASGRLDAVVDVRRYVRPTDVAAGIIIAREAGALVRDAEGRELKISFSATDRIDIVAVNSEELLKIILEALR; encoded by the coding sequence TTGGAAGCTAAATGGTGGAGGAAGGTTGCCTTTGACATAGTGAGCGCCTTCGAGGAAACCGTAATGCCCCTTTTCGGGAGTCCAGAGGCCGGAAAGCTCGTGGGAAGGGGGCCGAGCGGGGATGAGACGAAGCTCGTCGATAGGGTGGCTGAGGACATCATCCTGGGTTACCTGGGAGAGCTGGGTGTAAACGTGGTTACGGAGGAGACGGGTGTATTAAACGAGGGGAGCGACTATACTGTCATAGTTGATCCGCTGGATGGTTCCTATAACTTCATCTCCGGAATACCTTTTTTCGCTGTTAGTATGGCGGTGTTCGAGAAGGAAGGGCCGATATACGCCTTCATATACGAGCCCATAGTGGAGCGCTTCTACGAAGGAATACCTGGCAGGGGGGCGTATCTGAATGGAAGAAGGATAAGGGTCAGGAAGTTCGATGGAAAGGCCTCGATAAGCTTTTACACAAGGGAAAGGGGAGGAGAGTTAATTCGCAGGGTTAAGAGGACGAGAACGCTTGGTGCGATAGCACTTGAGCTGGCTTATCTTGCCTCCGGCAGGCTCGATGCCGTCGTTGATGTAAGGAGATACGTGAGGCCGACTGACGTGGCTGCAGGCATTATAATCGCGAGAGAGGCAGGGGCCCTCGTCAGGGATGCAGAGGGAAGAGAGCTAAAGATCAGCTTTAGTGCCACCGATAGGATAGACATAGTGGCCGTCAACAGCGAGGAGCTCCTCAAGATAATCCTTGAGGCCCTCCGATGA
- a CDS encoding DUF63 family protein — MLEEFFQRYFIDPIRYNTGYNVVNTLTYAIILGVATLFVYRVLNRLGIKYDNAFFRALIPYMVFGAFTRALTDAGVYPRTYLTVSPGIYFLVFVITFSALLVTHRLFEDWRRVFLWFGWGLVAVDLAALLARGDVDFNWAVLKYFLPALAVAELAVYALSKKLSLVRENSYLFYVHFYDATTTFVGVDFMNYWEQHVLPRFLMALTGTAAVMYPLKFTVLYVALWLMRELEREGEDKELLDFVRMVIFILGFAPGTRNLLRMLMGV; from the coding sequence ATGCTGGAGGAGTTTTTTCAGCGGTACTTCATAGACCCAATAAGATATAACACCGGCTACAACGTCGTGAACACCCTCACCTACGCGATCATCCTGGGCGTTGCCACGCTCTTCGTTTACAGGGTCCTCAATAGGCTCGGTATAAAATACGATAACGCCTTCTTCAGGGCCCTAATCCCCTACATGGTCTTTGGAGCCTTCACGAGAGCCCTTACAGATGCTGGCGTCTATCCTCGAACTTACCTCACAGTATCGCCGGGCATATACTTTTTAGTCTTCGTCATAACTTTCTCGGCCCTCCTTGTAACCCATAGGCTCTTTGAGGACTGGAGGAGGGTATTTCTCTGGTTCGGCTGGGGTCTCGTAGCCGTTGATCTCGCGGCCCTCCTCGCGAGGGGAGATGTTGACTTTAACTGGGCCGTCCTTAAGTACTTTCTACCCGCCCTCGCCGTGGCAGAGCTTGCAGTTTATGCTCTTTCAAAGAAGCTTTCCCTTGTGAGAGAGAACAGTTACCTCTTCTACGTCCACTTCTACGATGCCACTACGACGTTCGTTGGTGTCGACTTCATGAATTACTGGGAGCAACACGTTCTCCCTAGATTCCTCATGGCCCTCACGGGGACTGCGGCCGTAATGTATCCTCTCAAGTTTACCGTTCTTTACGTGGCCCTCTGGCTGATGAGAGAGCTTGAGAGGGAGGGGGAGGACAAGGAGTTGCTGGACTTCGTAAGGATGGTCATATTCATCCTTGGATTTGCCCCCGGAACCCGGAACCTCCTCAGAATGCTCATGGGGGTGTGA